The genomic interval AACTACGCAAACAACGATGCGTTCTTACCTGCTACCGGCGACGGCTTCCGTAGAACGAGCCACCTGGTTTtccactgtaaataaataaaaaagggaagacaagaaaaagtacaacaaactttcttttttaatcgCTCAGATTAAAGTGCACAACTTCCGTCAACACAACGCGGTGGagtttaaaaccttttttccaTCTCGGAGTCTGGCGTATCCCTCCACGACAACTGAATCCGTCATCTTCAGTCATAGTTCCTGACAGCTGCAgcgtctctgtccctctctcacacacacaggacacacacacagacacacactgactgagggGGTCACTTTCAAAAtagctgctccctctctctcccgcccccccgtatgtgtgtgtgtgtgtgtgtgtgtgtgtgtgtgtgtgtgtgtgtgtgaggggtgaAAACTCGCCCCCAGCAAAGCACATGGAAAATGGCCTGacccccgtgtgtgtgtgtgtgtgtgtgtgtgtgtgtgtgtgtgtgtgtcaggctgcTGCCACCTGAGCTGCTTCACTgctgcaaaaaacacacaactactGGCAGAGACAAACCACGTGATCTGAGGattacaaataacatttaattaaaatgcatctttaaaatcattagcaaacatttactttaactCATTTAAAAATGGAAAGCTAAGTTTATGGATTAAAACAAGttagtacatttaaaaaacgtgCATTAAGACAACACAAGTGTATAACAGGATTATATGAAGTCTTATGACGAAGTTGATGCAGTAACATTCAACTCATCTTGCAACTTTTACTTTCAtgcaataagaaaaaaaacatgtaaaaaattGTCCTCACCCCTTCCTTATCGAACACTTGTGTAAATACATTACACCTTCAAAGTAAGAGGACGACCAGGCTGCTGCAGGACAGAAAACTACCAGAAGAGACAATCACATTAATCTGTTCGTCACAAGtaacacatttcatacaatGCATCtctaaaatcaaacatttacttAATTAAAAAGTGTAACGAGACAAACGcatattaatgaaaaaaaactagCTGAAAATATTTCACAGCTAGTTGACTTGATGACGACAGTGTTAATGCAGTTACTACAAAACACATCTTatacttaaaataattatgacATAACCCCCCCATCAAAGACACGGAAATATATTACACCATTAAAGTAAGAAACATGTGTAAACACGTCAAACTACATTGTACAACATGGTGAAATCAACTTTAAATACCGACAGTCATTTTCAAGTTTTGCCATTCTAGAACGAACACAATCACAACAATGACACAATTATAACCTCATTGAAAAGAGTAGCTATTGACCTTGAGAAAAGCATAAACGGTTCAATGGCTAAAATATCAACTACtgagctcacacagacaaaacaaacaaacaccagcaaATCAAAAAGTTGAAAGCGTTGGACGCCAACAAAAAAGACGCGATGAAGCAGTTCAAGATGCAAAGTTTCAAGTCAGTGAAGGTTTAATCAGTCAAAATGtttcacagttaaaaaaaagaatgtataAACTTCCACAATTtgttatcaataaaaaaacagttataataaaatacattacatcATCTTATATTAAAGCAAAATGTCCAGGTCAACTTTCGTTCACGAAAGCTTTGGATTTACGTCGGATCACTGAATGGATCCAATCGATATAATTTACCACTTTAGTGTAAACGCCAGGTTTTCCCGAGCGGCCGCAGCCCTCGCCCCAGCTGATGATCCCGTACAGGAAGCTGACATCACCCCTCACACAGGCCAGAGGGCCCCCAGAGTCGCCCtgaggtcaacacacacacacacacacacaagtagattcagtcacacacaaacattcatgcaCAGATCAAAACAAGAGGCCCACAGGCAGCTGAGTCACACCCACACTTCACCGGGCTCATTAGGAACCTGTGCTCTACCCACGAGGAACCTTGACGTTTAATTGAAGAGGAAGGAGCTCCCCGGTGTGTGGATccataaagttttatcttattaaaaaaaaaaaaactgtatttagtGAGGAATCTTAAAATATGAAGATTTCTAAGAAAAGAGTTTGGTGCATTTGCTACAGccgcagctcttctggttcaggaacCAGCCAGGGctcatgggtaatatccatcatttacagttttttttctctacattcAAATCATTGAATTACTCAGATATGGGAACACGACCGAATTTCTCACCACATAtagcagagggcgctgtggcTCAGTAAAAGATTAGCCCACACTTTTTAACTACCAGGTGTAACTCTAACTGGATTTTAAACTgtaaagcgtgtgtgtgtgtgtgtgtgttctgtcctCGTATGTTCTCTTACCTGGCAGGCGTCATGGCAGCCGTTGAGCCCGGCACACATCATGTCGGCGGTGACGTGGTTGCCGTAGACTTCCGGCTTCCTACAGGCGTCGTGAGGAATCAGCCGGACTCCGGCCTCCTGCAGAGTGGAGTATCCTGCAGCCTCTGTCACATGAAGACAGTTCACGTGTTAAAACTTTTTGGTCTGTGTGTTACTCAGTTGTGTTTTACTGCTCCACACAATGGCTCCCACTTAATCAGCCTGATtagcctcctctgtgtgtgtgtgtgtgtgtgtaggggcaGGTAGAGGTATAATTACAGACTGGGAAACACCTGTATGGCTGTGCAGAGCcttaaaaaagacacatttaaattcaaaataagtATATTCTGACTAAAATAAGTGACTTATAACGAGTCTGGAATCTGTAgctctttcacagacacataaataaatgtgtttccatcATATTTCCCAATATGAAGGTGAAACGACAGAATCTAACATCCACCAGGTTCCTAAAACAACCTTAACTTGTGTTAAGTTGTGTTATAGATTGTGatgcctttgtttgtttgatcttAAGCAGGATTGCacaaaagtttattttacacaaacttAGTCATGGATTTGTGAATAGATGCCAAAAGCTGATCCTGGTTCTAAGATAATGTTtctaatgttttaatgttttaatgttttgcaaaagtgcaaacaaacactgactcgGCTCTGACTCTTGCACATATAAAtccaaaataaatcatttatcatTGACTGAATGTGAAGTTATTGAAACAATGCAGGTAGTTGTTGTCACGACGACTCTGCCGTGACGTCTTCATCACTCACTCTCGTGCATGTATCCCCAGCCGCTGATGGTGCAGCAGTAACCGCTGGGGAACGTCGTGCTTTTCTCCGGCAGACAGATGGGCCGGATGAACGGCGTCTTCCTCACACAGCGGCCGTCCTGCTTCTTCAGCTTGATCAGAACTGAGCGGGGGGGAATAAAAAGTTATCAAAACGGGAGAATAGAGGTGGAGTTAGTGATGAAGCAAGTGGTGGACATggagactctgtgtgtgtgtgtgtgtttgtgtttgtgtgtttgtgcaggggggagcacagaaacacagctgtTCAGTGACGCACAGCTGTGCACACAGACTGGGGTCTtaagtgaatttgtgtttttctgaatggGGACAGGAGGTCTTCCAGTTCATGAGTCActtgcgcgtgtgtgtgtgtgtgtgtgtgtgtgtgtgtgtgtgcagtgaatgATTACCAATGTCATACAGCGTAGGATTAAACACTGAGAACTGTTTTGGGAAGACGTACTCCTCCACGCCGAACGTCCTGGTGTTGGGGCCGGAGACGTTGAAGTTCTGCTGGCCGAGGACCACGCGGATCTGAGACCTCAGCGGGCTGCGAGGAGacagtttcttttaaatcaattcGGGCTCTGACTGTCCAACATTTCAGCCCAGAGCCAAGTTATCTCTAACAACTGCTGGCTGCGGGATTTCATTGAACTTTTCTTTGAACTGTCTCCAGACGTTGAAGCCTGAGATACCCCAACGTCtctttttttaccattttatcATCAGTCTATTCCACGTTTGCACAAGAAACAGTAAAAATCCAACAAGCGCAGGGCCACGAAATCGATCTATTACATTCATACTTATTCATATATTTGGCCATCAGGGCCCCAAGACTCTGGATCAATAAAGCTTTCTGAGACAAtgtcttcttccttttttttctctctctattataacattattatttatgcaCTTCCTGTACTTTCTGTATTctaaccatttgttttcttgttgtgcagcactttctactttgtgttgaaaagtgctctataaatataGTTACAATCATTATTATATTCACCAGAGGATATTGTAAAGTGGCGTGTAATCAACATGGTGGACTCTTATCAAAACTGATAAGAAAACAGTTAGAATAAATCCCTGCATTTGTCTCTTTCTAAAAGATAAAATGCTTTTTGCACTCGTGTTTAACTTAATGATTTAATGCTTGAACAAAAGATCTTTGAACTTGAACAGTTGCCTCATTTGTTGACATCAGGAGCAAATGGAACCATTCGCACGTAAACAGCATCTGTGCACGAGGTGTTTTTAGGTTTTCCTCGAACTGGTCGCCGCTCTAAATATAGTGCGTTCACAAAGCTGTGAAGCCGAGGGGTCACAGTCCTTGAATGACGCACGTGTTGAGTATGACCGTATACGTTTTACATTGTCTCCAAAGGGCATCAAACCCTCTCCTTGATCTGCAgatacatgtatttaaacatCCACTCGTGCGTATGTTCCATACTTGCGGAAGAAGCAGTGCGCCGCAGACACGAtccagcaggaggagacgagggTGCCGGCACAGAAGTCGGACTTATCGATATAAATCGCCGCCATCCAGGGGTGAGTGCCTGGCATAGCAGCGTTTCCTCCCATTATTCGCCCCCTGGCTATCGACAGCCTCTTCTTGTGCTTTTTCCCGCACACAGGCTTTCTGCTCGGCTTGCGGGAGCTTGGTTTGTTGAATGGGATGATCCTCCGCGAAGAAGCTGCACGAGGAAACAAGTGCTTGGTTATGAatcaataaaacaggaagtatcaTCAAAAACTGGTCTAACAGCTAGAACCCTGCTAGAACTTGCTCGCACACTTCCCAAACACATGCCCTGAATGTGTTGTTTGCTGATTTCCCACCTGCAGGAATCAGAGCAGCTTcatctgtaaataaaatgatgagTTTGTGGATTCTGTTCCTAAACCTGGCACTCTGACAAACGGACAAATCCCCCTCAACACATAAACATTTGGTTTCACCTGACGTGACTTATTTCCCTCCTATCTCATCTTAACCCACGTCTTGAGGGAAAAAGGCTCGTTGCTGAACTCCCTCTGAATTCAGCTTTTTTTcgcagcagcagtgactcagCAGAGATAAGCTGTGTTTTTAGTTCTCAAATGTTTCTCAGATGGCGAGAGTCACCGACTGTGTCATTTAATCAAGGCAGAGACAAAGACTCAGAGATTGAATAATGCAGGAATTGGCCTTCAGGAAAAGTCTGTTTCATCCTTTATAATGACAAGACGGAGACTTAAAGAGCGGTTTAGGACAAGGACAGATAAATGAAATAAGAATATGTCTTCGTTGATAAGGTTCATAAGGAAATAGACATCTAGCTTCTCAGGGGCGACAAGAATTTCTGCAGGAAATGATGAATGCAAATCATCTGTCTGACCAGGCATCAGAGTGAAAGAACCTGTGTTCTCTccaatgaccagcagggggtgacaaaaagaagaatttcTGTTGAAGTCTATGAAGAAATTCTAACTCTCTAGTTATTCAATACAACATGATGTTAATTTCGTCCATTATATTCATTTAGTGAACTAGAATATCCAGTAGACTGCATACATCCTCCACCAACTGTTTCCTTAGATttaaccaagctgcaccaaattaataaatatatatcagttgcctaaatgtgccagattttttttgtcatcaagatccatgaattattccctgggaaattggtgaaaaaaactcaaaatggcatggatactgtgtgattgacacctagtaccgtccaatgggtgcaggtcacaggtgcaggtgggcgtgcagtgtccttGAGCTACTTCTAGCTTTAAAAAAACCAAGATTGCGAAAAATGCCAAACTCAATACACCGGTTCGCTACAGTTTTGAATGAATTACAGGCGCTATCCAGTTCTAAACACGTTCTCCTGACACCAGAACTTCCACAACACctcttccctgtgtgtgtttactcacaCACGGGCATCACACAGGAGGGGACGCCACAGTACTCCCAGGAGATGGCATCGTCATTCAGCGTGTAGCACCACGGCTTCTTGTCCCCGTCTGggttcctgcacacacacaaacacagtggacattgtgagtgtgtgtgtgtgtgtagaggtgtGGCAACACTGTTTTTAGCTCCATGCATTACTCAATACAATACAGAAGCTAAAGGGATTATACAGGGGATTTGTCTCTATTCAGAAGGTGAAAGCTGGTTGGGATCTCCAACCAAAGCCTCACAACTTCAATTAAATGGAGATTTAATAACTATCTGAAAGAGTGGTGATAGTTCATATTAaaactgcaacatgcaaccttTCCAGCCCTAAACTAACAGGAATTCCGACTGTGAGCCTGTCAGTTGCTAGAAATTGGCGTCTCTTTGATGTTTGGGGCGTTTTAGGACATATAGCCTCCTGTTTGTGGATATGCCAAATGGCTGACGGGTCGTCATGGCAACAGCAACAAGTGAAAGGAGtgagaaagggaagaggagCGAAGAGATaagaaatgtttctttctttttgtatcACACATAAGCTGGATTCACCGTGTGCTTCTTCAATGCTCGTGGTGGTTTCATGGCTGCTGGTTCTCTCTGGGGAGATTTGAGGGCTCGTGCATATGGGGgacacatgctgacacacacttTTGACCGATAAGCCTTGTAAACAGTTTGTCAccacgaggggggggggagtggatATGTTAGCTTTGAAATAGATTTTACGACAAACGTATGAGGAAATCTTGTAATTATCGCCTCAAAGCCATAATTTGAAGAATCTTTCATTCAACTCGCAGGATGTCTCagcacgtgcacgcacacacacacacctgcagtagGCGTGTTCGCCAAGGCCCCTGAGCTGTGACGCGACCACCGTGCCCACGTGCAGCTCGTCGTGCAGCAGGTCTGAGTTCCACGGCAGACACCGGGCTCCAGACACCGTGGTGTTCGCCAGCCCTCGGTAACTCTTTCCCCTGCTGTTATAGCACTCGGTCTCcggctctgcacacacacacacacacacacacacacacacacacacacacacacacacacacacacacacacacacacacacacacacacacacacacacacacacacacacacacacacacacacacacacacacacacacacacagaaactcagtATCACCCAGGTATGTAAACAACACAAGTGCAATCAGACTGTTTGTGAATGCAGATGAGAATCTCTGTGACGATCTCTTTCTCTTCACGCTGGAATCAGTCGGAACAAGTCTAGAAGAAACGCCACAGTTACAACAACTGTGGACAAGTTTGGCAGCCTGCTCGTGTCTCCACCTGCTGCCATTA from Hippoglossus stenolepis isolate QCI-W04-F060 chromosome 23, HSTE1.2, whole genome shotgun sequence carries:
- the LOC118102305 gene encoding hepatocyte growth factor activator — its product is MAHLILLLLPCVLGVGTRMLVPGREAVISTEPHRESTRVLTTTGKECKFPFRQGGRLYYHCVTILSSRPWCSLSHNFDRDRLWGFCAPDRTQPNVFVHTSRKITDPCQANPCRNGGVCALIPHRHTFECHCPERFSGRLCEEEKCYETVHLRHYDIGESWGRIHLRNVEQCTCVAGEIECERVRYSVCRTNQCHNDGTCRLITATGKEVCNCRHGYSGADCSFEPETECYNSRGKSYRGLANTTVSGARCLPWNSDLLHDELHVGTVVASQLRGLGEHAYCRNPDGDKKPWCYTLNDDAISWEYCGVPSCVMPVSSSRRIIPFNKPSSRKPSRKPVCGKKHKKRLSIARGRIMGGNAAMPGTHPWMAAIYIDKSDFCAGTLVSSCWIVSAAHCFFRNPLRSQIRVVLGQQNFNVSGPNTRTFGVEEYVFPKQFSVFNPTLYDIVLIKLKKQDGRCVRKTPFIRPICLPEKSTTFPSGYCCTISGWGYMHEKAAGYSTLQEAGVRLIPHDACRKPEVYGNHVTADMMCAGLNGCHDACQGDSGGPLACVRGDVSFLYGIISWGEGCGRSGKPGVYTKVVNYIDWIHSVIRRKSKAFVNES